The Polyodon spathula isolate WHYD16114869_AA unplaced genomic scaffold, ASM1765450v1 scaffolds_1009, whole genome shotgun sequence genome has a segment encoding these proteins:
- the LOC121309213 gene encoding motile sperm domain-containing protein 1-like, protein MQQHRRQPELVEGSLPVFVFPTELAFYADDQASHKQVLTLYNPYEFALKFKVLCTAPSKYAVVDSAGAVKPQCCVDIVIRHRDVRACHYGVIDKFRLQVSEQSQRKALGRKEVIATLLPSTQEPRQQKQQEEKRIKEHLAESVFFEQASFQQESRAASAGPSLLTVFLGLVCVAALMLPTLGELESRVPVYLHLSVNKKLVAAYVLGLVTMVILRT, encoded by the exons CAGCACAGACGGCAGCCTGAGCTGGTGGAAGGAAGTCTTCCCGTCTTCGTGTTCCCCACAGAACTCGCCTTCTACGCTGACGACCAGGCCTCGCACAAGCAGGTGCTCACCCTGTACAACCCCTACGAGTTTgccttaaaattcaaag TCCTGTGCACAGCTCCCAGCAAGTATGCGGTGGTGGATTCTGCTGGTGCTGTGAAGCCACAGTGCTGCGTTGACAT CGTGATCCGTCACCGGGATGTGCGTGCCTGTCACTACGGTGTGATAGACAAGTTCCGGCTGCAGGTGTCGGAGCAGAGCCAGCGCAAGGCCCTGGGGAGGAAGGAGGTGATTGCTACTCTGCTGCCCTCCACACAGGAGCCCCGGCAGCAGAAACAGCAGGAGGAGAAGAGGATCAAAGAGCACCTGGCAGAGAGCGTCTTCTTTGAGCAAGCCTCCTTCCAGCAAG AAAGCAGAGCAGCCTCTGCAGGGCCCAGCCTCCTCACTGTGTTCCTGGGCCTGGTGTGCGTGGCTGCCCTCATGCTGCCCACACTGGGTGAACTTGAGTCCAGAGTGCCGGTCTACCTCCATTTAAGTGTTAACAAGAAACTAGTCGCTGCTTATGTATTAG GTCTTGTCACAATGGTTATTCTCCGGACATGA